A part of Candidatus Electrothrix aestuarii genomic DNA contains:
- a CDS encoding type II toxin-antitoxin system Phd/YefM family antitoxin produces the protein MPTLTATQARAKLYRLIDDTAASHQPVTITGKRGNAVLIAEEDWMAIQETLHLMSIPGMRKSIQEGLETPIDECEEDLQW, from the coding sequence ATGCCTACATTAACAGCTACGCAAGCACGTGCAAAACTGTATCGCCTGATAGATGACACAGCTGCTTCACATCAGCCAGTGACAATTACCGGAAAAAGAGGTAATGCCGTGCTGATTGCTGAAGAAGACTGGATGGCCATCCAGGAAACACTTCACCTGATGTCGATTCCAGGCATGAGAAAATCAATACAAGAAGGCTTGGAGACTCCTATCGATGAATGTGAAGAAGACCTTCAATGGTGA
- a CDS encoding Txe/YoeB family addiction module toxin — MMWKLVYTKQAQKDAKKLSASGLRKKAEKLLNILQVNPYQNPPPFEKLVGDLSGAYSRRINIQHRIVYQIIDHEKIVKVIRLWTHYE; from the coding sequence GTGATGTGGAAACTTGTCTATACAAAGCAGGCGCAGAAAGATGCCAAAAAGCTTTCCGCTTCCGGGTTACGCAAAAAAGCTGAGAAGCTGTTGAATATTCTCCAAGTCAACCCTTATCAGAATCCTCCTCCATTTGAAAAACTCGTAGGTGATTTATCCGGCGCATATTCCCGGCGAATCAATATCCAGCACCGGATAGTCTATCAAATTATCGATCATGAGAAAATAGTCAAGGTGATCCGGCTATGGACTCACTATGAATAA
- the prmC gene encoding peptide chain release factor N(5)-glutamine methyltransferase — MFALSYRADTQVCPYILSPTCPSSQFNTMPDQAVTVQQLLTAATCSLTEVGLEDSALEAELLLRHCLGDISRSKLFLLHDQPVEQETERRFQELLQRRCQREPLQYIIGNCEFWSLEFLVSPAVLIPRPETEFLLDHSLSTLQQHSDKRPQRILDLCTGSGAIAVVLAKEFPQSEIIASDFSQEALGIAGKNISFHNLDERIHLLRADLLTAFTCTPSFDLIITNPPYVKAGDIAELEPEVRDWEPHLALSGGNTGLDSIARISRDALPLLQPGGWLFMEIGSDIGQETEQVFLEAGGYDQVKVVDDWAGRPRVLQARRRN; from the coding sequence GTGTTCGCCCTTTCATACCGGGCAGACACACAGGTCTGCCCCTACATTTTATCTCCTACCTGCCCATCATCACAGTTCAACACCATGCCTGATCAGGCTGTAACCGTTCAGCAACTACTGACAGCTGCAACCTGTTCTCTCACCGAGGTTGGCCTTGAAGACAGCGCCCTGGAAGCAGAACTTCTCCTTCGCCATTGCCTTGGGGATATATCCCGCAGCAAGCTTTTTCTCCTGCATGACCAACCTGTTGAGCAGGAAACAGAACGCCGTTTCCAGGAACTCCTTCAGCGGCGTTGCCAGCGAGAGCCTTTGCAGTATATTATCGGCAACTGCGAATTCTGGTCTCTGGAGTTCCTTGTCAGCCCGGCAGTCCTGATTCCCCGCCCGGAAACCGAATTTCTCCTGGACCATAGCCTCAGTACCCTTCAGCAACATAGTGATAAACGACCACAACGCATCCTGGACCTCTGCACAGGTAGCGGTGCTATTGCGGTTGTCCTGGCCAAGGAGTTCCCGCAAAGTGAAATCATTGCCAGCGATTTCTCTCAGGAAGCCCTGGGTATCGCCGGAAAGAATATCTCCTTTCACAACTTGGACGAACGTATCCACCTCCTTCGTGCCGACCTATTAACCGCCTTTACCTGCACACCGAGCTTTGACCTCATTATCACCAATCCCCCGTATGTCAAAGCAGGTGATATAGCCGAGCTGGAACCGGAAGTACGGGATTGGGAACCGCACCTGGCCCTGTCCGGTGGCAATACCGGCCTGGACAGCATCGCCCGGATCTCCCGGGACGCCCTCCCCCTCTTGCAACCCGGTGGCTGGCTCTTCATGGAGATCGGCTCGGATATTGGTCAGGAGACGGAGCAGGTCTTTCTGGAGGCGGGTGGTTATGATCAGGTCAAGGTGGTGGATGATTGGGCCGGACGGCCCAGGGTGTTGCAGGCACGGCGGCGGAACTGA
- the coaE gene encoding dephospho-CoA kinase (Dephospho-CoA kinase (CoaE) performs the final step in coenzyme A biosynthesis.), translating into MQAEQLPSKKQEAPERRVIGVTGGIGSGKSRASSFLAQEYNLPLINLDIVCRDLLQPGNAGWQALRKLLPEDYFSPTGELDRAYFRQQLFADTSLREQVDATLHPLARQEMVQKIELLTGLVLVEIPLLFEAGWQDDVDCTLVIYADLTARIQRIIDRDQVSREQAQQAIATQQCLREKAAHADYVIDNSGSWQHTCALLHHWLTTILDET; encoded by the coding sequence GTGCAAGCTGAACAATTACCCTCAAAAAAGCAAGAAGCGCCTGAACGGCGCGTCATCGGGGTCACCGGTGGCATAGGATCAGGTAAAAGTCGGGCATCCTCCTTTCTTGCCCAAGAATATAATCTTCCACTGATCAATCTTGATATTGTTTGCCGAGATCTTCTCCAACCCGGCAATGCTGGCTGGCAGGCCCTGCGCAAGCTCTTGCCGGAGGACTACTTTTCTCCAACCGGAGAACTCGACCGAGCATATTTTCGTCAGCAGCTCTTTGCTGACACCTCCTTGCGGGAACAGGTTGATGCAACGCTTCACCCTCTGGCCCGTCAGGAAATGGTGCAAAAAATCGAACTCTTGACTGGTCTGGTTCTGGTTGAAATTCCCTTGCTCTTTGAAGCGGGCTGGCAGGACGATGTGGACTGTACCCTTGTTATCTATGCGGACCTAACTGCACGTATCCAGCGAATTATAGACCGGGATCAGGTCAGCAGAGAACAGGCCCAACAGGCTATAGCAACCCAACAATGTCTCCGGGAAAAAGCAGCTCACGCGGACTATGTTATTGATAACTCTGGTTCATGGCAACACACCTGCGCCCTGCTCCACCACTGGCTCACTACTATACTTGATGAAACTTGA
- the rho gene encoding transcription termination factor Rho, with amino-acid sequence MNPTELKNKNIKELVALAASLRIEGYSSMRKQELIFAILKSQADEDGKLRGSGVLDVLQDGFGFLRAPDYNYLPGPDDIYVSPSQIRRLNLRTGDTIEGEVRAPKENERYFALLKVDKVNHDDPEECNNKTLFVNLTPLHPDQQINLEDEPDNYSTRVMNMVAPLGKGQRGLIVAPPRTGKTVLMQHIAQSIVKNHKEIIPIVLLIDERPEEVTDMKRSVNAEVVSSTFDEPPQRHIQVAEMVIEKAKRLVEHKKDVVILLDSITRLARAYNTVTPASGKILSGGVEANALHRPKRFFGAARNIEEGGSLTILATALIETGSRMDDVIFEEFKGTGNMELVLDRKMSDRRIYPAINIQKSGTRKEDLLLSEEEMNRMWILRKLLASMNPADAMEFLLGKMEQTKTNGEFFASMNS; translated from the coding sequence ATGAATCCTACTGAGTTAAAAAATAAAAATATTAAAGAACTTGTCGCACTGGCAGCATCTTTGCGTATTGAAGGATACAGCTCCATGCGGAAACAGGAGCTTATCTTCGCTATCCTCAAATCTCAGGCCGATGAAGACGGTAAGCTTCGCGGAAGCGGGGTCCTTGACGTACTGCAAGATGGGTTCGGCTTTCTCCGGGCACCGGATTACAACTACCTGCCCGGCCCTGACGATATCTATGTTTCGCCCTCCCAGATCCGACGACTCAACCTGCGCACAGGTGACACCATTGAAGGTGAAGTCAGGGCACCCAAGGAAAACGAACGCTACTTTGCCCTCCTCAAAGTCGACAAGGTCAACCACGACGACCCTGAGGAATGTAATAATAAAACCCTGTTCGTCAACCTCACACCTCTGCATCCTGACCAACAGATTAACCTTGAGGATGAGCCGGATAATTACTCCACCAGGGTAATGAATATGGTTGCTCCACTGGGTAAGGGGCAGCGTGGCCTCATTGTGGCCCCCCCCCGCACCGGTAAAACGGTTCTCATGCAGCATATTGCCCAGTCTATCGTCAAAAACCATAAAGAAATCATCCCTATTGTCCTGCTGATTGACGAGCGCCCGGAAGAGGTTACCGACATGAAGCGGAGCGTGAACGCCGAGGTGGTCAGCTCCACCTTTGACGAACCGCCCCAGCGTCATATCCAGGTAGCAGAAATGGTTATTGAGAAAGCCAAGCGACTGGTTGAGCACAAAAAAGACGTTGTTATTCTTCTCGATTCCATCACCCGACTGGCGCGTGCCTATAACACGGTCACGCCAGCATCAGGTAAAATTCTCTCCGGTGGTGTTGAAGCCAATGCCCTGCATCGTCCAAAACGCTTTTTCGGCGCAGCCCGTAATATCGAAGAAGGCGGCAGCCTGACTATCCTGGCCACAGCTCTGATTGAAACCGGCAGCCGTATGGACGATGTTATCTTTGAAGAATTCAAAGGAACCGGTAATATGGAGCTGGTACTGGATCGCAAGATGTCCGACCGACGGATTTATCCGGCCATTAATATCCAGAAGTCCGGTACCCGTAAGGAAGATCTGCTGCTGTCTGAGGAAGAAATGAACCGCATGTGGATATTGCGCAAATTACTTGCCTCTATGAACCCGGCAGATGCTATGGAATTTCTCCTCGGCAAGATGGAGCAAACCAAGACCAACGGGGAATTCTTTGCTTCAATGAACAGCTAA
- the rpmE gene encoding 50S ribosomal protein L31, whose product MKPDIHPEYHKIKAKCACGNEVELGSVNESIEVEICSGCHPFFTGKQKLVDTAGRIEKFKKKYAKHLAQKKA is encoded by the coding sequence ATGAAACCGGATATCCATCCCGAATATCATAAGATCAAGGCGAAATGCGCTTGCGGTAATGAGGTTGAACTGGGCTCTGTTAACGAGAGCATAGAGGTTGAAATTTGTTCTGGCTGTCATCCTTTTTTCACTGGTAAGCAAAAGCTGGTTGATACCGCTGGTCGTATTGAAAAATTCAAGAAAAAATACGCCAAGCATCTCGCCCAGAAAAAGGCATAA
- the prfA gene encoding peptide chain release factor 1, with amino-acid sequence MFENLVDIHEKLSALERQLSDPELLHNRTKYQETVREHSRVAKLSELYSAYTKIEQDLADNRELIRDADNDPEMAELAKAEMEELTAEKEELEKAIRLMLLPPDPNDEKNIFLEIRAGTGGDEAALFVADLYRMFARYAESQRWKIEVMSSNPIGIGGFKELIALISGERVYSRLKYESGVHRVQRVPETETQGRIHTSAVTVAIIPEAEEVDLQIAPNELKFDVYRSSGPGGQSVNTTDSAVRITHLPTGLVVTCQDEKSQHKNKAKALMVLRARLLDKMEQERHDKIAQDRKGQVGSGDRSERIRTYNFPQGRVTDHRINLTCYKLDQIMSGALDEIILPIITHYQTEALKELD; translated from the coding sequence ATGTTTGAAAATCTTGTTGATATTCATGAAAAGCTTTCCGCACTGGAACGCCAGCTCTCTGACCCGGAATTGCTCCATAATCGGACAAAATACCAGGAAACCGTCCGTGAGCACTCCAGGGTAGCCAAGTTAAGCGAGCTCTACTCTGCCTATACCAAGATTGAGCAGGATTTAGCAGACAACCGCGAGCTCATTCGCGATGCCGACAACGATCCTGAAATGGCGGAACTGGCAAAGGCAGAAATGGAAGAGCTGACAGCAGAAAAAGAAGAGCTGGAAAAAGCCATCCGCCTGATGCTTCTCCCACCGGATCCCAATGATGAGAAAAACATCTTTTTAGAGATCCGAGCCGGTACAGGTGGTGACGAAGCAGCTCTTTTTGTTGCAGATCTCTACCGGATGTTTGCCAGGTACGCGGAATCGCAGCGCTGGAAGATTGAAGTCATGAGCTCCAATCCCATCGGTATCGGCGGCTTTAAAGAACTGATTGCCTTGATCTCCGGTGAACGTGTTTATTCCCGTCTCAAATATGAGTCAGGAGTACATCGGGTCCAGCGAGTCCCGGAAACCGAGACCCAGGGTCGTATCCACACCTCGGCTGTGACTGTGGCGATTATCCCGGAAGCAGAAGAGGTGGACCTTCAGATTGCCCCGAACGAACTGAAATTCGATGTCTATCGTTCTTCAGGACCGGGTGGTCAGTCCGTCAACACCACAGACTCTGCTGTGCGGATTACCCATCTGCCCACAGGCTTGGTGGTTACCTGCCAGGATGAAAAATCACAGCATAAGAATAAGGCCAAGGCCCTCATGGTGTTGCGTGCCCGCCTGCTGGATAAAATGGAGCAGGAACGGCATGACAAAATAGCCCAGGATCGTAAGGGCCAGGTCGGTAGCGGAGATCGAAGCGAACGCATCAGAACCTATAACTTCCCCCAAGGCAGGGTTACAGATCACAGAATCAACCTGACCTGTTATAAGCTGGACCAAATCATGTCTGGTGCTCTGGATGAGATTATTCTCCCTATTATCACCCATTATCAAACCGAGGCTCTGAAAGAGCTGGATTGA
- a CDS encoding RluA family pseudouridine synthase, whose translation MRLDHFLALHFPEHSRSSLGKNIRSSHILVNEKTVKPGHRLHPDDVVLVDFPPRIDKDEPLAQPVDFSVLYEDESLVVINKPPGLVVHPAAGHADKTLVNGLLHRYADMASLEGGRPGIVHRLDKDTSGILLVARTEKVQALLSAAFKKRQVSKTYHALLLRTPEKQSGRIIAPIGRHPVQRKKMTIRSDGRYAASHWEILETFPNGICFAEIGIETGRTHQIRVHMSSLKAPVLGDALYGGKAENKLKITAERQLLHASTLIFTHPVSGKECSFTAPLWPDMEQLLSQLRENSE comes from the coding sequence ATGCGCCTTGATCATTTTCTGGCCCTCCATTTTCCCGAGCATTCCCGCTCCAGTCTCGGTAAAAACATACGCTCTTCTCATATTTTAGTCAATGAGAAAACCGTCAAGCCTGGACACCGTTTACACCCTGATGATGTTGTTCTTGTAGATTTTCCTCCACGTATTGATAAGGATGAACCGCTGGCCCAGCCAGTAGATTTTTCTGTATTATACGAGGATGAAAGTCTGGTTGTGATCAATAAACCACCGGGTTTGGTTGTACATCCTGCTGCCGGTCATGCCGATAAGACCTTAGTCAACGGACTCCTTCATCGCTATGCTGATATGGCAAGCCTTGAAGGCGGCAGACCTGGGATTGTTCATCGCCTTGACAAGGACACCTCAGGAATTCTTCTGGTTGCCAGGACAGAAAAAGTCCAGGCTCTGCTCTCGGCTGCCTTTAAGAAACGGCAAGTCAGCAAGACCTACCATGCTCTGCTCCTACGTACACCGGAGAAACAGAGCGGACGCATTATTGCGCCCATTGGCAGACATCCGGTTCAGCGGAAAAAAATGACTATCCGCTCCGATGGCCGTTATGCTGCAAGTCATTGGGAGATCCTGGAGACCTTCCCTAACGGTATCTGTTTTGCAGAGATAGGCATAGAGACAGGTCGCACCCATCAGATCAGGGTCCATATGTCTTCCCTTAAGGCGCCTGTGCTAGGGGACGCCTTGTACGGTGGAAAGGCGGAGAACAAGTTAAAAATCACAGCAGAACGGCAGTTATTGCATGCCTCAACCCTGATCTTTACCCACCCTGTAAGCGGCAAGGAATGCAGCTTCACCGCCCCGCTCTGGCCGGACATGGAACAGTTGCTCTCGCAATTACGGGAAAACAGCGAGTAG